Genomic DNA from Dioscorea cayenensis subsp. rotundata cultivar TDr96_F1 chromosome 1, TDr96_F1_v2_PseudoChromosome.rev07_lg8_w22 25.fasta, whole genome shotgun sequence:
ttgtttcttgattGTCTTTTAATCAATGGCTTCTTCCATTTTTGACTAATGCTGGCTGACTATTATGCAATCATTCTTACGTTTTGTACTTTTATACTTTGTTGTTCATCGTTTtaataaatgtgtttttttaaaaattatcccATCATTTAATTACCAACGCATTGAATCACTTGAAAACTGTCATTATTTCATCAAGTCAATGATATGGatcatttgaatatataaaaaacatatataaaatatggcTTCGTAAATTTCTAGGAAAGGCATGTGCCCTTTCCCTCgcgaaataattttttttttttataaaaatagataaatcacagatttattgaaaatgaaaCATAGCGTACAAGCacaaaaaagatagaaaagaaagaagcgAAATAAAATTCTTCGAAAGAGAATTCAACCAttgaatatataaaacatatataaaatatggcTTCGGAAATCTCTAGGAAAGGCTTGTGCCCTTTCCCTCACGAAATAAAATTCTTCGAAGAGAATTCAAATTCTTCGAAGAGAATTCAAACATAGATGATAGTGTAAGTACGGagttaagtatatatatgttttttgatAAACTACCGTTGCCTAGTGTAGTAATCAATTACATAGACAAATGAAAGATCAAATCCATACGCTATACTAGTATTATTTATATACCGTTTCCGGATTAAGCAATTCACAATATTGTTTACATAGATACAACTCCTCTGTGAGAGGAGTTGTATCTTtccactccaagatttcataaAAGGAGAGATTTTTTAACTTGATATgattcttgtaaatttttttagacgtgtatattacaaatttttattattccaTATGACacctaataaaattaaaaaatttataaaaaaattaataaatcattgtaattgatACACTTTTCTATACTTGTTTGTACTTGACAAATCCTAATCCATAAGTGGGAGACACttattgtatatatatcaaaatttacaaatcaaagacccctagtcattgtttagaattaaaatatgaattgtaCACGTCAAAAGTGTTCACTAAAACATTGAGAGATATGAAGAATTTTGACCAGTGCAgacaaaaagtgaaaaaaagtaaaaaaagtaaaaaaacatatattatcttcacaattttttcaaaaataaccattataattttttttataagaaatccctcagaaatatttttgttaaattagtaaccaaaattaatattaatattaatattaatattaatattattattaatattattattattattattattattggagataaaggaaaagagaagaattttttgtggcaaaataattcaaagtcattgttttttgttttgttttttctttgtctGTAAAGAGTTAAATTAACCATAAAGGAGATTGAATGTTGCAGGATGGATGATAGTTCAGGAGAATTTCAGATAGGAAGATGAGcagaggaagagaagaagaagaaaaatgtagATAATTAATACTCCAgctaataaattacaaattaacattcaagaaataaaacttgaattataaaataataaaattgctCAATATGaacaaacaatataaatatttctaattatCAATATAAATCAAGAAAGATGGCTTAGAAGAACTTGTTTAAATCAtaagctaagaaaaacaaaacattgagAACCCAAACAAGAGACACAAACACTAATATCACCATAATATCACCCCAACTCttttgaagaagagaagaacacCCATCGGAGCTACATTATCCTCACTGTTCTCTTGATCATCTCCTTCCTTTTTCTTACACCAACCCACCCTCCTCAACAGGTACCGGCAGAACAGAAAGCAGACAAGCAATATAAATCCCCtcaaaacccaaacccaaaccatgaCAAGAACCTTACAAAGGGTATTGTGAGGAAAGATATTATACAAGGCAGCAGTAAAAGCTAACCCTGTGAAGAACACAGCAACCCACATAACCCATATcaagatcatcatcatctttctttttttccttggcATCAAGCAAATCAGCAGTAAGATGACAATCAGTGAAGCTGAGAGACCAATAACATCAAATACCAAGAACAAGTCTAGATTAGAACCCAACACAGGCAACCCTGCTGTGCTGCTAGAGTTAGTGACAGGGTCATTTGCTTGTGTGAATCCACCTGGAGGATTTAATCCAGCCTGAAATGTAACTGTGGCAATCAAGGTGGCCACAATCATTAATGTTCCTGGAGTATATGTATCTTCAAGTCTAGGACGTTTCTTGGAGCGTTTACGGACAGTACTCTGTTTTGGAGGACTAGCCATGAAGTCATCTATTAATGGAGAAGCTTCATGCTGAATTGGTGTTTGGTGATGATTGACTAGTGATGTGTTACCACCCGCGGTACGGATCAGTTCTCCGAGCGCCAAATCCCCGTGCTCGCTCGGTGACTCCAGCAGCACGTCCAGCGCTGTCAAACCTATATTGTTTCTTGCATTGATCATTT
This window encodes:
- the LOC120263414 gene encoding uncharacterized protein LOC120263414; the protein is MINARNNIGLTALDVLLESPSEHGDLALGELIRTAGGNTSLVNHHQTPIQHEASPLIDDFMASPPKQSTVRKRSKKRPRLEDTYTPGTLMIVATLIATVTFQAGLNPPGGFTQANDPVTNSSSTAGLPVLGSNLDLFLVFDVIGLSASLIVILLLICLMPRKKRKMMMILIWVMWVAVFFTGLAFTAALYNIFPHNTLCKVLVMVWVWVLRGFILLVCFLFCRYLLRRVGWCKKKEGDDQENSEDNVAPMGVLLFFKRVGVILW